A window of the Chrysiogenia bacterium genome harbors these coding sequences:
- the argC gene encoding N-acetyl-gamma-glutamyl-phosphate reductase (catalyzes the reduction of N-acetyl-5-glutamyl phosphate to N-acetyl-L-glutamate 5-semialdehyde in arginine biosynthesis and the reduction of N-acetyl-gamma-aminoadipyl-phosphate to N-acetyl-L-aminoadipate-semialdehyde in lysine biosynthesis; involved in both the arginine and lysine biosynthetic pathways; lysine is produced via the AAA pathway, lysine from alpha-aminoadipate) yields MAGKTRVAICGATGYTGFELIRLLLNHPNVEITSLTSRQSAGMKISQVLRSVAGRCEIELEQIDPDAISEKADLVFTALPHKE; encoded by the coding sequence ATGGCAGGCAAAACACGGGTCGCCATCTGCGGAGCGACCGGCTACACGGGATTCGAGCTCATCCGGCTCCTGCTCAACCACCCCAACGTGGAAATCACCTCGCTCACCTCGCGCCAGAGTGCCGGGATGAAGATCAGCCAGGTGCTGCGCAGCGTGGCCGGCCGGTGTGAGATCGAACTGGAACAGATCGACCCGGACGCCATCTCGGAGAAAGCCGACCTCGTCTTCACCGCGCTTCCCCACAAGGAG